Proteins encoded in a region of the Panicum hallii strain FIL2 chromosome 3, PHallii_v3.1, whole genome shotgun sequence genome:
- the LOC112884013 gene encoding chromatin modification-related protein EAF1 B-like isoform X3 → MVNAKPCSMGGIIDYGVDVGTKTSPRSLAIEKAQEELRQEFDVREERRKELEFLEKGGNPLDFKFIHVETVSVHSASLTNQTEAQNVISDAKGSFSASPHGDSVESSDKPGSSLCRETNIADNLMLLDGSNNGMAEGKIVKKGTKRLNAAQPKQSLPNDGHKYANKPVFSGFSRLGDKSQAYVRRNRSKPSRESANVASVRSSIPPVKGYDTKDENDILQKSNVGDHGECSVSSMKQSGSNYDNAPKNAASDGQAEMELDVIHTIDESECVVNEEAKQADSNSKAKEVPSHDANYNRLLGCGDTAEVASAETPDTNLKVPKPYPNASTHDERESCAVDKKADDGHLDKHMAHIHEGKLDSRRKVPVSAVEASTSHKNGVGAPCEGTLNIVDDHADGDTNPVAVKIDVKYHEDLDSSRCYSTKESSDIVQPEASLQMKDEMEVCDSAIVAQKDAGCLSSVNTMNIEESPASDRKNSCVGDSDSAHPISVGIDLPKALPSPKNDEPNLESEIKKSKAYEDSILKDARVIEASIRRAGERSHCNIALEKRSKSHWDFVLEEMAWMANDFMQERLWKSVAAAKMCHWIASDGRAKFEEASIQRKQKNIMKIIAKGIMSFWRSAEALQTADMTAKMMHAHNSTMLEEMQASGIKAEKEQVYKSLEAKESMQPWQSQIQDYAVRFLEYNCKAADSHVLPEAPPTPDRLNDFGILKLSDHLSEECLFYTVPPGAMLAYRESLESLSVHHKEVGNAELNDDYEASVCDSAADLLRENAYEEDEGETCTYLSPKAYDGGCLSNMGHRKKHLMQQRISVARPYEIGTNVPYEPCLESKSGNQPLLSNGKRPTSFLTIPPKRIRTAARQRVVSSFHAGASGPPQVTSKTDASSGDTNSCQDDQSSLHGGSFPWRNTDFESTVESNRQLPYDAREACTKASKKKKLKNPGYKIAQNTVNSSMPTSVKFQGRMYDSRLQVDLTNKYEQKEYLKKRSDIHQYDSNGNSVAYGGQHASKKLKIVKQGLDISQEASHAASQMSNMANSARFIKFITNRDRGRRCKALKMTSVGGWSNFEDQALVVLVHDMGQNWELVCDAINSIVQFKSVHRQPKECKERHKVLVDRSSGDGADSAEDSGSSQHYHSTLPGIPKGSARQLFERLQGPFDEENLKAHFEKIILLMQQVHARCRQGNRQELKPIIQPHSSHVIALSQACPNRISADTLMPLDLCDATSPNLDSIAPGSVYPGPHTNGISPPNHQGSICPSTPTSSLNSRLPGSPGVVPGNNSPSPSTLNTPRDAQKYGVPRPTLQGDEQPKIQFNQMVNGRNLQQPGASVTGAFPSGVDCGARMMPTAHGMGTVAGLNRGMPAARPGFPRINSPATLNAVSSGNMLHNGGQGVPSAVSVYPGAISGPGNSILRPRDPMQTLRPVQGIEEHRQMPEFDKQVAQGSSQATIQFSSMNPSFSSVAASSPVQQPQQPHQMSQSLHMFGNPHHSQIQGTSSSPQQQPYAVQLAKERQTQQRMAPQQHSDVSGASAVLNVQINTQILQQGQASAANPVPCSQPQHQRQQAAQNVPDSSSSPNQPASITQQKQKKQQGQQQPRQNHQQRNHGSQQAKLMKSLGRGNMLIPQTTPIDSTPAAASTPPKKHVSEKLVQHGQGQGLIPANTASMPSMPHPGNQPKLINSLPQSPKKMPDIGNQGLMQGSSSQTLLATQQLPFHSKSTLTTELQQQLINPSQNSIDRAMVQQKHQMNSDCRTDINIDQVHNQMVPTSLPQSADSGSPVAPLVNQQKQEASHNLASVTPSLKLHSSPKDTSFGSETLSSEDLLQRQVSGGFPVRGHGVGGPWNQQVRQQLQPQHQQRTVLQGSVYAPSNSGPG, encoded by the exons ATGGTGAATGCTAAGCCATGCTCAATGGGTGGAATTATTGATTATGGTGTTGATGTGGGCACTAAAACATCACCCCGCAGTCTGGCCATTGAGAAAGCCCAGGAGGAGCTCAGGCAGGAGTTTGATGTTCGTGAAGAACGGAGGAAAGAATTGGAATTTCTAGAGAAA GGAGGCAACCCATTGGATTTCAAATTTATACATGTAGAAACAGTCAGTGTACACTCCGCTTCTCTCACAAATCAAACAGAAGCACAAAATGTGATAAG TGACGCTAAAGGTAGTTTTTCTGCATCGCCTCATGGAGACTCAGTTGAGAGTAGCGACAAACCAGGAAGTTCACTATGCCGTGAAACCAACATAGCAGACAATCTCATGCTTTTGGATGGAAGTAACAATGGCATGGCAGAGGGAAAGATTGTAAAGAAAGGAACCAAAAGATTAAATGCAGCCCAACCCAAGCAGTCCTTGCCCAATGATGGTCACAAATATGCGAATAAACCTGTTTTTTCAGGTTTTTCACGTCTTGGAGACAAAAGCCAGGCATATGTTCGGCGCAACAGGTCAAAGCCAAGTAGAGAGAGTGCGAATGTTGCTTCTGTTAGATCTTCTATACCTCCTGTCAAAGGTTATGATACGAAAGATGAAAACGATATATTACAGAAAAGCAATGTAGGTGATCATGGTGAATGTTCTGTTTCTAGTATGAAACAGTCTGGATCAAACTATGACAATGCACCAAAGAATGCAGCTTCTGATGGTCAAGCAGAAATGGAGTTGGATGTGATTCATACAATTGATGAAAGTGAGTGTGTGGTGAATGAGGAAGCAAAGCAAGCTGACAGCAATAGTAAAGCTAAAGAAGTGCCTTCACATGATGCAAATTACAATCGGCTACTTGGGTGTGGTGACACTGCTGAAGTTGCATCTGCAGAAACTCCTGACACCAATTTAAAGGTTCCTAAGCCTTATCCTAATGCATCTACACATGATGAAAGAGAGTCATGTGCTGTTGACAAGAAGGCTGACGATGGTCACTTGGACAAACATATGGCCCATATCCATGAAGGGAAACTTGATAGCAGGAGGAAAGTTCCTGTCTCTGCTGTAGAAGCTTCTACTTCACACAAAAATGGAGTGGGTGCACCTTGTGAAGGCACCTTGAATATTGTTGATGATCATGCAGATGGAGACACCAATCCTGTTGCAGTGAAGATTGATGTAAAGTATCATGAAGACCTAGACAGTAGTAGATGTTATAGTACGAAGGAAAGTTCCGATATTGTACAGCCTGAAGCCAGTCTTCAGATGAAAGATGAAATGGAAGTTTGTGACAGTGCAATAGTTGCACAGAAGGATGCAGGGTGCCTATCTTCTGTCAACACCATGAACATTGAGGAAAGTCCAGCTTCAGATAGGAAAAATAGTTGTGTTGGGGATTCGGACTCAGCTCATCCCATTTCTGTAGGCATTGATTTGCCTAAAGCTTTGCCTTCACCAAAAAATGATGAACCTAACTTAGAGAGTGAGATTAAAAAATCTAAGGCATATGAAGATTCTATTCTTAAAGACGCTCGTGTTATAGAG GCTAGTATTAGAAGAGCTGGTGAACGATCTCACTGTAACATTGCTTTAGAGAAGAGGAGTAAGAGTCACTGGGACTTTGTCCTTGAGGAGATGGCATGGATGGCAAATGATTTCATGCAG GAACGACTTTGGAAAAGTGTGGCTGCAGCTAAAATGTGCCATTGGATTGCCTCAGATGGCCGTGCCAAATTTGAAGAAGCAAGCATTCAGAGAAAGCAGAAAAATATTATGAAAATCATTGCAAAGGGCATCATGAGTTTCTGGCGTTCAGCTGAGGCTTTACAAACTGCTGACATGACAGCTAAAATGATGCATGCACACAATTCAACTATGCTGGAGGAGATGCAGGCTTCTGGAATCAAAGCTGAAAAAGAACAG GTTTACAAGTCACTGGAAGCCAAAGAATCCATGCAGCCTTGGCAGTCACAGATTCAGGATTATGCAGTTCGATTTCTTGAATATAACTGTAAAGCAGCTGATTCTCATGTGTTGCCTGAAGCCCCACCTACTCCTGACAGGCTGAATGACTTCGGAATCTTGAAATTGTCTGATCATCTCTCAGAA GAATGCCTCTTCTATACAGTACCACCTGGGGCAATGCTGGCATACAGGGAGTCTCTGGAATCTCTTTCCGTGCATCACAAG GAGGTTGGCAACGCTGAACTCAACGATGACTACGAGGCATCTGTTTGTGATTCTGCTGCAG ATTTGCTCCGGGAGAATGCATATGAGGAGGATGAAGGCGAGACGTGTACTTATCTTTCTCCTAAAGCATATGATGGTGGTTGCTTATCAAATATGGGTCACAGGAAGAAACATCTAATGCAGCAAAGGATTAGCGTTGCAAGGCCATATGAAATTGGTACCAATGTGCCTTATGAACCATGCTTGGAAAGCAAGTCAGGGAACCAGCCATTGTTATCAAATGGCAAAAGACCTACTTCTTTCCTCACAATACCTCCAAAGCGCATCCGTACAGCTGCCAGGCAACGAGTTGTAAGCTCATTTCATGCTGGTGCTAGTGGACCACCCCAAGTCACAAGTAAGACAGATGCTTCAAGTGGAGACACAAACTCCTGCCAAGACGATCAAAGTTCTTTGCATGGAGGGTCCTTTCCATGGAGGAACACTGATTTTGAATCTACAGTTGAGTCGAATAGACAACTGCCTTATGATGCTCGCGAAGCGTGCACTAAAGCAAGCAAGAAGAAAAAGCTTAAGAACCCAGGATACAAGATTGCTCAAAACACAGTCAACTCCTCTATGCCAACTTCTGTAAAG TTTCAGGGCCGTATGTATGATTCGAGACTGCAAGTTGACTTGACTAACAAATATGAGCAG AAGGAGTACCTGAAGAAGAGATCAGATATCCACCAATATGATTCAAATGGGAACAGTG TTGCATATGGTGGTCAACATGCTTCTAAGAAGCTTAAAATAGTGAAGCAAGGATTAGATATTTCGCAAGAAGCTTCTCATGCTGCATCACAGATGAGCAACATGGCAAATTCTGCTAGATTTATAAAGTTCATCACTAATAGGGATCGTGGGAGAAGATGCAAAGCACTGAAG ATGACTTCTGTTGGTGGATGGTCAAACTTCGAGGATCAG GCTCTTGTCGTCCTTGTCCATGATATGGGTCAAAACTGGGAGCTAGTTTGCGACGCAATTAATAGCATCGTGCAGTTCAAG TCTGTACATAGGCAACCTAAAGAATGCAAGGAGCGACACAAGGTTCTTGTGGATAGAAGTTCTGGTGATGGTGCTGACAGTGCAGAGGACTCCGGTTCATCTCAGCACTACCATAGCACATTGCCGGGCATTCCAAAG GGTAGCGCAAGGCAATTATTCGAGCGGCTTCAAGGACCATTTGatgaagagaaccttaaggcgCATTTTGAAaaaattattctacttatgcaACAAGTGCATGCCAGATGTAGACAG GGTAATCGCCAGGAGCTCAAGCCAATCATACAGCCACATAGTTCCCATGTTATCGCACTGTCACAAGCATGCCCGAACAGAATATCTGCGGACACTTTGAT GCCCCTTGATCTCTGTGATGCAACAAGCCCAAACCTTGATTCAATTGCACCTGGCAGTGTGTACCCAGGTCCTCATACAAATGGAATATCACCGCCAAACCATCAGGGTTCTATTTGTCCTTCTACTCCTACTTCAAGTCTGAATTCCAGGTTACCAGGATCGCCTGGTGTAGTTCCGGGCAACAATTCACCATCACCTTCAACATTGAATACTCCTAG GGATGCTCAGAAATATGGTGTTCCTAGACCTACTTTACAGGGTGATGAGCAACCAAAGATTCAGTTTAATCAGATGGTCAATGGCAGAAATCTTCAGCAACCTGGAGCTTCTGTTACTGGAGCATTTCCTTCTGGGGTTGATTGTGGTGCTCGTATGATGCCTACTGCCCATGGTATGGGAACGGTGGCAGGACTAAATCGAGGTATGCCTGCTGCCAGGCCAGGGTTTCCAAGGATTAATTCACCAGCAACGCTAAATGCAGTTTCATCTGGAAATATGTTACACAACGGTGGGCAAGGTGTGCCCAGTGCAGTAAGTGTCTATCCTGGAGCCATATCTGGTCCTGGAAACTCAATCTTGAGGCCACGCGATCCTATGCAGACACTTCGT CCTGTTCAGGGTATAGAAGAGCATAGGCAGATGCCTGAGTTCGACAAGCAGGTTGCACAGGGAAGTAGCCAAGCCACCATCCAGTTCAGCAGCATGAATCCATCATTCTCGAGCGTTGCAGCTTCTTCACCTGTTCAGCAACCCCAACAACCACATCAGATGTCACAATCATTGCACATGTTTGGAAATCCACACCACTCTCAGATTCAGGGTACTAGTTCAAGCCCACAACAGCAGCCCTATGCTGTGCAATTGGCTAAAGAAAGACAAACGCAACAACGTATGGCACCTCAACAGCATAGTGATGTTTCTGGAGCAAGTGCAGTACTCAATGTACAGATTAATACTCAAATACTGCAGCAGGGCCAAGCCTCTGCTGCCAACCCAGTTCCTTGTTCACAACCACAGCATCAGCGACAGCAAGCTGCACAAAATGTGCCGGATAGCTCTTCATCTCCCAACCAACCTGCCAGTATTACACAACAGAAGCAGAAGAAACAACAGGGACAACAGCAGCCTAGACAGAATCACCAACAAAGGAATCACGGTAGTCAGCAAGCTAAGCTTATGAAGAGCTTAGGACGAGGAAACATGCTAATCCCCCAGACTACTCCAATTGATAGCACGCCCGCTGCTGCTTCTACTCCACCAAAAAAACACGTGTCCGAAAAACTGGTGCAACATGGCCAAGGCCAAGGACTTATCCCTGCTAATACAGCATCAATGCCTTCAATGCCTCATCCTGGGAATCAACCTAAGCTAATCAATTCATTGCCCCAGTCACCAAAGAAGATGCCAGATATTGGTAACCAAGGCTTAATGCAGGGTTCTTCAAGTCAGACCCTGTTAGCTACGCAACAACTTCCATTTCATTCTAAATCGACATTGACTACAGAGCTTCAGCAGCAGCTGATCAATCCATCACAAAACAGCATTGACAGAGCAATGGTGCAACAAAAACACCAAATGAACTCTGACTGTAGGACAGACATCAATATCGATCAAGTCCACAATCAGATGGTTCCAACATCCTTGCCACAGAGTGCAGATTCAGGCAGCCCTGTAGCGCCATTGGTGAACCAGCAGAAGCAGGAGGCATCACATAATCTGGCTTCAGTAACCCCATCACTGAAGCTGCATAGCTCTCCTAAAGATACTTCTTTTGGGAGCGAAACATTATCTAGCGAAGACCTGCTGCAAAGGCAAGTTTCCGGTGGTTTTCCTGTTCGTGGTCATGGTGTTGGTGGCCCGTGGAACCAACAAGTTAGGCAGCAGTTGCAGCCTCAGCATCAGCAGAGAACAGTTCTTCAAGGCAGTGTATATGCTCCTTCAAATTCTGGGCCTGGCTGA